In Drosophila subpulchrella strain 33 F10 #4 breed RU33 chromosome 3R, RU_Dsub_v1.1 Primary Assembly, whole genome shotgun sequence, the following are encoded in one genomic region:
- the LOC119562969 gene encoding uncharacterized protein LOC119562969, producing the protein MEFGDRVIDRMDEWTKATQAKPGEMGRILAVLLTIIVICYAIVVVSRIVVSLAVPTLVIVGLLLAYRFVTPSEMEDGLKEVPGILTSFTDFMTGIFHKAITN; encoded by the coding sequence ATGGAGTTCGGCGATAGGGTGATTGACCGTATGGATGAGTGGACCAAGGCAACTCAAGCCAAACCCGGCGAAATGGGACGCATCTTGGCCGTTCTTCTGACCATCATAGTAATCTGCTACGCGATTGTCGTGGTGTCTCGCATTGTGGTGTCCCTGGCCGTGCCAACCCTGGTTATAGTGGGCCTACTGCTGGCCTATCGCTTTGTCACCCCCTCGGAAATGGAAGATGGTCTCAAGGAGGTTCCCGGTATACTAACATCATTTACGGACTTTATGACTGGGATTTTTCACAAGGCGATTACAAACTAG
- the LOC119558383 gene encoding intraflagellar transport protein 56, producing MILSRGKTDSASSRNASGGAGSGLGVGRQARKTPAPASLEDFIIKRDYTGARAFLEYTNDDEDEDEGAHGPKQSQVDQWIAFCNFHLGDYQQALAQYRTIQQSFTSPDGKVDLNLNVAVCMFYLGLYEEAQQLMTNSADNPLKQRLMFHLAHKLGIEEEWSQLLEELQESSSLEQQLSLASMHYMRAHYQEAIDVYKRVLVDNKDYQAINVYLALCFYKLDYYDMSQEVLDVYLSQHGDSTIAINLKACNRFRLFNGRVAEQEIKNIADNGTFGADLLRHNLVVFRNGEGALRVLPGLLNIIPEARLNLAIYYLKQGDVQEAHALMKELQPTSPHEYILKSVVHAALGQQLGSKEHIKTAQQNLHLVGSSATECDTIPGRQSMASAFFLYEQFEEVLVYMNSIRSYFVNDDVFNYNFAQAKCATGYYKEAEELLMQITDMDIKNQHTYCMILAKCHIHCGHPELAWNVFITRDTNAEAFILLQLIANECYRCSEFWVAAKAFDMLEKLDPSPENWEGKRGACAGVLFALCTKAQRGRPGGGISEVIGILRDSSNSQAEAMIKTIRKHINHLK from the exons ATG ATACTTTCACGCGGAAAAACCGACTCGGCGAGCTCGAGGAACGCCAGCGGAGGAGCTGGCAGCGGACTCGGGGTTGGCAGGCAGGCCAGGAAGACTCCGGCACCGGCCTCCCTCGAGGATTTCATCATCAAGCGGGACTACACGGGTGCCAGGGCATTTCTAGAG TATACCAACGATGATGAGGACGAGGATGAGGGAGCCCATGGACCCAAGCAGAGTCAGGTTGATCAGTGGATAGCCTTTTGCAATTTCCATTTGGGAGACTACCAACAGGCTCTTGCCCAATACAGAACCATTCAGCAGAGTTTCACGAGTCCCGATGGCAAAGTGGATCTCAATCTCAACGTGGCCGTCTGCATGTTCTATTTGGGTTTGTACGAGGAGGCCCAACAACTGATGACAAATTCAGCTGACAATCCCCTGAAGCAGCGACTCATGTTTCACTTGGCCCACAAATTGGGCATCGAGGAGGAGTGGAGTCAGCTACTGGAGGAGCTGCAGGAATCTTCCAGTTTGGAGCAACAACTCAGCCTGGCCTCTATGCACTATATGCGGGCTCATTACCAGGAGGCCATCGATGTTTATAAAAGGGTCCTGGTGGACAATAAGGACTACCAGGCCATAAATGTCTACTTGGCACTTTGTTTCTATAAGCTGGACTATTACGACATGTCCCAGGAGGTTTTGGATGTGTATCTCAGTCAGCATGGCGATAGTACCATTGCTATTAATCTAAAGGCCTGTAATCGTTTTCGTTTATTTAATGGTCGTGTGGCCGAGCAGGAAATCAAGAACATAGCCGATAATGGCACTTTTGGTGCTGATCTTCTACGTCACAACTTAGTTGTTTTTCGGAATGGAGAGGGAGCTCTGCGTGTCTTACCGGGACTACTGAATATCATTCCCGAGGCTCGTCTGAATCTAGCTATATATTATCTAAAGCAAGGGGATGTCCAGGAGGCCCATGCCCTGATGAAAGAACTGCAACCCACATCGCCACATGAGTACATACTCAAGAGTGTGGTTCATGCTGCTCTCGGTCAACAACTGGGATCG AAAGAGCACATTAAGACAGCCCAGCAGAACCTCCACTTGGTGGGTAGTTCGGCCACAGAATGTGATACAATACCAGGTCGTCAAAGCATGGCCTCTGCCTTTTTCCTCTACGAACAATTCGAGGAGGTGCTGGTGTACATGAACTCCATCCGAAGTTACTTTGTCAACGACGATGTGTTCAATTATAACTTTGCCCAGGCCAAGTGCGCCACGGGTTATTACAAGGAGGCGGAGGAGTTGTTAATGCAGATCACCGATATGGATATAAAAAATCAGCACACCTACTGCATGATCCTGGCTAAGTGTCACATCCATTGCGGTCATCCTGAGTTGGCCtggaatgtttttattacTAGGGATACGAATGCAGAGGCATTTATCCTGCTGCAATTGATTGCCAATGAGTGCTACAGGTGTTCCGAGTTCTGGGTGGCAGCCAAGGCCTTTGATATGCTAGAAAA GCTCGATCCCAGTCCGGAGAATTGGGAAGGCAAACGGGGCGCCTGCGCAggtgttttgtttgcattgtgCACCAAGGCTCAAAGAGGTCGTCCTGGCGGAGGAATCTCGGAAGTCATCGGCATTTTGCGGGACTCATCGAACTCACAGGCAGAGGCCATGATCAAAACAATTCGGAAGCACATAAACcatcttaaataa
- the LOC119558393 gene encoding uncharacterized protein LOC119558393 — protein MKFCALFVFLIIALFAVKVDSQSPSFLQCLNEINDPELCENFKDQFPEDAPAVPVDDYTFEAHSG, from the coding sequence ATGAAGTTCTGTGCCCTGTTTGTGTTCCTGATAATCGCGTTATTTGCCGTTAAGGTGGACTCTCAATCGCCCTCATTCCTACAATGTCTTAACGAAATAAATGATCCAGAGCTGTGTGAAAACTTCAAGGATCAATTCCCCGAAGATGCCCCTGCAGTTCCTGTCGACGACTATACTTTCGAAGCCCATTCTGGATAA
- the LOC119560140 gene encoding uncharacterized protein LOC119560140 has protein sequence MCEIKTNFVTHDLVHNLRCNRRGPRIRHDMKKTRTWPGARFMCICKDGDLNTAAYCLAELMHEPFQPFPMATVAVHYSIRDEFIEMLRSRFRQLKPHVANHPNFVRAVEELKHGLRPVKYVLADVADAPACASPILVTDDVTHLFFPSGPSGCTTLHSFQNMRDVAEIFGRETPNFDAVYFFDEGITAVYRLAKMIKCVQFFVNCMDACLLEIMPFYMEHTPMVIFKRGYHYETLELDHQWKIIVFPYSSSILRQCCCPTGHCRCYATHSACCEDHLHT, from the exons ATGTGTGAAATAAAGACAAACTTCGTGACCCACGATCTGGTTCACAATCTGCGATGCAACAGACGAGGTCCAAGGATT AGGCACGACATGAAGAAGACAAGGACCTGGCCAGGAGCCCGTTTTATGTGCATTTGCAAGGACGGAGATTTAAATACGGCCGCCTACTGTTTGGCCGAGTTGATGCACGAGCCGTTCCAGCCTTTTCCCATGGCCACGGTGGCGGTGCACTATTCGATCCGGGATGAGTTCATCGAGATGCTAAGGAGTCGTTTCCGACAGCTAAAGCCACATGTGGCCAACCATCCGAATTTCGTGAGGGCCGTGGAGGAGCTTAAACACGGTCTGAGACCTGTGAAATACGTTCTGGCCGATGTGGCCGATGCTCCGGCATGTGCCAGTCCAATCTTGGTCACAGATGACGTTACCCATTTGTTCTTTCCCAGCGGACCTTCGGGATGCACCACTCTGCATTCCTTTCAAAATATGCGCGATGTGGCCGAGATTTTTGGCAGGGAGACCCCAAACTTCGATGCGGTCTACTTCTTTGATGAGGGCATTACAGCTGTCTATAGGTTGGCCAAGATGATCAAGTGTGTGCAGTTCTTTGTGAACTGCATGGATGCCTGTCTGCTGGAAATCATGCCCTTCTACATGGAGCACACGCCCATGGTGATCTTCAAGAGGGGCTATCACTACGAGACCCTGGAGCTCGATCATCAGTGGAAGATCATCGTCTTTCCCTACAGCTCTTCTATCTTGAGACAGTGCTGCTGTCCCACAGGCCATTGTCGCTGCTATGCCACACATTCGGCCTGCTGTGAGGACCACTTGCATACTTAG